One region of Syngnathus scovelli strain Florida chromosome 15, RoL_Ssco_1.2, whole genome shotgun sequence genomic DNA includes:
- the LOC125982607 gene encoding oocyte zinc finger protein XlCOF6-like isoform X1: MSARTTAKYVEEKDCSRRRLEDLWLQPYVVLRRVDINEAIRPQQQEPDHTHIKEENVGKEVHHFNEKMEQKFLCTIKEEEEPERPWNKEEGEDLCEIIKEEEEDTCKMPWTGVPVKSLDEGQHEVSKGTGPPSCSSSQGDGDHCGVSQAAPPSDSDDVSSHVPAAAADDDDESQNNMRMHTRKKNFSCSDCGQKFSWRKHLKRHTRIHTGEKPFSCSVCGQKFSMKGNLKMHTRIHTGEKPFSCAVCGQRFTVKGTLTKHTRIHTAEKPFCCSVCGQRFSVKEILTVHTRIHTGEKPFSCSDCGQKFSHRATLRKHTRIHTGEKPFSCSVCGQKFSQKGSLTMHTRIHTGEKPFSCSVCGQIFSQKGSLTIHTRIHTGEKPFSCSVCGKKFSFRENLKTHTRIHTGEKPFSCSVCGHKFSDKGTLNRHTRIHTGEKPFSCSVCGQKFSDKGNLKKHSRIHTDEKPLSCSVCAQNFSEKGALKGHTRTHTGEKPFSCAVCGRKFTRKDHLKRHTRIHTGEKPFSCSVCGQGFLLKETLKNHTRIHTGENPVACSVTCQRVSIENSECVGEMSNDPGRFHLLFEQTS, encoded by the exons atgtctgcaaggaccacagcaaagtaCGTGGAGGAAAAGGACTGTAGTCGTCGACGACTGGAAGATCTTTGGCTGCAGCCTTATGTTGTGTTGCGCAGAGTAG acatcaaTGAAGCTATTCGTCCTCAGCAGCAGGAGCCAGATCACACTCACATTAAAGAGGAAAATGTGGGCAAAGAGGTCCATCacttcaatgaaaaaatggagcaGAAATTTCTTTGCACCataaaagaagaggaagaaccGGAGCGGCCTTGGAataaagaggagggagaagacTTATGCGAGATtataaaggaggaggaggaggataccTGCAAGATGCCATGGACTGGTGTTCCTGTGAAGAGTTTAGATGAGGGTCAacatgaggtgagcaaagggACAGGGCctccaagctgcagctcaagtcaaggtgatggagaccactgtggagTATCACAAGCAGCTCCACCATCAGATAGTGATGATGTGTCGTCACatgttcctgctgctgctgctgatgatgatgatgagtctcAAAATAACATGAGAATgcacacaagaaagaaaaacttttcctgctcagattgtggccaaaaattctcttggaggaaacatttaaaaaggcacacaagaatccacactggcgagaaacctttttcatgctcagtttgtggccaaaaattctcgatgaagggaaacttaaaaatgcacacaagaatccacactggcgagaaacctttttcatgcgcagtttgtggccaaaggttTACAGTGAAGGGAACTCTAACAaaacatacaagaatccacactgctgagaaacctttttgttgctcagtttgtggccaaagattttcagtgaaggaaattctaacagttcatacaagaatccacactggcgagaaacctttttcatgctcagattgtggccaaaaattctctcacagGGCAACTTTAAGaaagcacacaagaatccacactggcgaaaaacctttttcatgttcagtctgtggccaaaaattctctcagaagggaagTTTAAcaatgcacacaagaatccacactggcgagaaaccgttttcatgctcagtttgtggccaaatattctctcagaagggaagTTTAACAatacacacaagaatccacactggcgagaaaccgttttcatgctcagtttgtggcaaaaaattCTCTTTCAGGGAAAATTTAAaaacgcacacaagaatccacactggtgagaaacccttttcatgctcagtttgtggccataaATTCTCCGACAAGGGAACCTTAAATagacatacaagaatccacactggtgagaaacctttttcatgctcagtttgtggccaaaaattctctgacaagggaaacttaaaaaagcactcaagaatccacactgacgAGAAACccctttcatgctcagtttgtgcccAAAACTTCTCTGAGAAGGGAGCCTTAAAAggtcatacaagaacccacactggtgagaaacccttttcatgcGCAGTTTGTGGCCGAAAATTCACTCGGAAGGAccatttaaaaaggcacacaagaatccacactggtgagaaacctttttcatgctcagtttgtggccaaggaTTTTTATTAAAGGAAACCTTAAAaaatcatacaagaatccacactggcgagaacccTGTTGCCTGCTCAGTCACTTGCCAAAGAGTCTCTATTGAGAATTCCGAGTGTGTTGGGGAGATGAGCAATGACCCGGGACGTTTTCACCTTCTATTTGAGCAAACCTCATGA
- the LOC125982607 gene encoding oocyte zinc finger protein XlCOF6-like isoform X2 produces the protein MEQKFLCTIKEEEEPERPWNKEEGEDLCEIIKEEEEDTCKMPWTGVPVKSLDEGQHEVSKGTGPPSCSSSQGDGDHCGVSQAAPPSDSDDVSSHVPAAAADDDDESQNNMRMHTRKKNFSCSDCGQKFSWRKHLKRHTRIHTGEKPFSCSVCGQKFSMKGNLKMHTRIHTGEKPFSCAVCGQRFTVKGTLTKHTRIHTAEKPFCCSVCGQRFSVKEILTVHTRIHTGEKPFSCSDCGQKFSHRATLRKHTRIHTGEKPFSCSVCGQKFSQKGSLTMHTRIHTGEKPFSCSVCGQIFSQKGSLTIHTRIHTGEKPFSCSVCGKKFSFRENLKTHTRIHTGEKPFSCSVCGHKFSDKGTLNRHTRIHTGEKPFSCSVCGQKFSDKGNLKKHSRIHTDEKPLSCSVCAQNFSEKGALKGHTRTHTGEKPFSCAVCGRKFTRKDHLKRHTRIHTGEKPFSCSVCGQGFLLKETLKNHTRIHTGENPVACSVTCQRVSIENSECVGEMSNDPGRFHLLFEQTS, from the coding sequence atggagcaGAAATTTCTTTGCACCataaaagaagaggaagaaccGGAGCGGCCTTGGAataaagaggagggagaagacTTATGCGAGATtataaaggaggaggaggaggataccTGCAAGATGCCATGGACTGGTGTTCCTGTGAAGAGTTTAGATGAGGGTCAacatgaggtgagcaaagggACAGGGCctccaagctgcagctcaagtcaaggtgatggagaccactgtggagTATCACAAGCAGCTCCACCATCAGATAGTGATGATGTGTCGTCACatgttcctgctgctgctgctgatgatgatgatgagtctcAAAATAACATGAGAATgcacacaagaaagaaaaacttttcctgctcagattgtggccaaaaattctcttggaggaaacatttaaaaaggcacacaagaatccacactggcgagaaacctttttcatgctcagtttgtggccaaaaattctcgatgaagggaaacttaaaaatgcacacaagaatccacactggcgagaaacctttttcatgcgcagtttgtggccaaaggttTACAGTGAAGGGAACTCTAACAaaacatacaagaatccacactgctgagaaacctttttgttgctcagtttgtggccaaagattttcagtgaaggaaattctaacagttcatacaagaatccacactggcgagaaacctttttcatgctcagattgtggccaaaaattctctcacagGGCAACTTTAAGaaagcacacaagaatccacactggcgaaaaacctttttcatgttcagtctgtggccaaaaattctctcagaagggaagTTTAAcaatgcacacaagaatccacactggcgagaaaccgttttcatgctcagtttgtggccaaatattctctcagaagggaagTTTAACAatacacacaagaatccacactggcgagaaaccgttttcatgctcagtttgtggcaaaaaattCTCTTTCAGGGAAAATTTAAaaacgcacacaagaatccacactggtgagaaacccttttcatgctcagtttgtggccataaATTCTCCGACAAGGGAACCTTAAATagacatacaagaatccacactggtgagaaacctttttcatgctcagtttgtggccaaaaattctctgacaagggaaacttaaaaaagcactcaagaatccacactgacgAGAAACccctttcatgctcagtttgtgcccAAAACTTCTCTGAGAAGGGAGCCTTAAAAggtcatacaagaacccacactggtgagaaacccttttcatgcGCAGTTTGTGGCCGAAAATTCACTCGGAAGGAccatttaaaaaggcacacaagaatccacactggtgagaaacctttttcatgctcagtttgtggccaaggaTTTTTATTAAAGGAAACCTTAAAaaatcatacaagaatccacactggcgagaacccTGTTGCCTGCTCAGTCACTTGCCAAAGAGTCTCTATTGAGAATTCCGAGTGTGTTGGGGAGATGAGCAATGACCCGGGACGTTTTCACCTTCTATTTGAGCAAACCTCATGA